In one window of Armatimonadota bacterium DNA:
- a CDS encoding AAA family ATPase: MPTTIAVTGKGGTGKTTVAALTVRALVERDLTPVLAVDADPNLNLDAALGVEVSFTVGDVREEGLRQIDSLPAGMSKTEFLRYRAAQALVESKGFDLLAMGRPEGPGCYCYANNVLRAVVDQIADQYRFVVMDCEAGLEHLSRRTTRGVDLLFLLSDASVRGVETAARALELIRELKTTVGRHMLALTRVDGVPPEMEPAIRERGLEVAATIPEDEELRGLDAAGRPLVEVSAASPALVAVVGMLENAGVIPT; the protein is encoded by the coding sequence ATGCCCACCACCATCGCGGTTACCGGCAAAGGGGGCACCGGCAAGACGACGGTCGCCGCGCTGACCGTCCGGGCGCTCGTCGAACGCGACCTCACGCCCGTGTTGGCGGTGGATGCCGACCCGAATCTGAACCTCGACGCCGCTCTCGGCGTCGAGGTGTCCTTTACCGTGGGCGATGTGCGCGAGGAGGGGCTGCGCCAGATTGATTCCCTGCCCGCCGGCATGAGCAAGACGGAGTTCCTGCGCTACCGCGCGGCGCAGGCGCTGGTTGAATCCAAGGGCTTCGACCTGCTCGCCATGGGGCGCCCCGAAGGCCCCGGCTGCTACTGCTACGCGAACAATGTCTTGCGCGCGGTGGTGGATCAGATCGCCGATCAGTATCGCTTCGTCGTCATGGATTGCGAGGCGGGCCTGGAGCATCTCAGCCGTCGCACGACCCGCGGTGTGGACCTCCTGTTCCTGTTGAGCGACGCCTCAGTCCGGGGCGTCGAGACCGCCGCCCGGGCGCTGGAGCTGATTCGCGAGTTGAAAACCACCGTCGGCAGACACATGCTCGCCCTGACCCGGGTGGACGGCGTCCCCCCGGAGATGGAGCCCGCGATTCGAGAGCGCGGACTCGAGGTCGCGGCGACGATCCCCGAGGACGAGGAGCTGCGCGGGCTCGACGCGGCCGGCCGCCCGCTCGTGGAGGTCAGCGCGGCCAGCCCGGCACTGGTCGCGGTGGTTGGCATGCTCGAAAACGCGGGTGTCATTCCGACGTAA
- a CDS encoding acetyl-CoA decarbonylase/synthase complex subunit delta: MSFEVPVEKWSTAVSTITLGATADNGGTRTSTVTLGGAATLPFLHFEGQIPNRPVVAMEVLDTQPKEWPEALAKPFGNVLGDPAAWAQKCVEEFGAEAICLRLTSAHPDNEDTGPDHAAEVVKKVLGAVGVPLIIWGCGDDAKDNEVIPRASEAAAGENCALGTAREDNYKTITAACLADGHKLITEAPIDINIAKQVNILVSDMGLSTDRIIMYQATGGLGYGMEYAYSIMERARLAALGGDKMLSMPMLAVVGSEAWRAKEAKAPDAEGAQWGPQAKRGPIWEAVTANCFLHGGVDTVIMWHPEAVQLVKQAIDKLMQH, encoded by the coding sequence ATGAGCTTCGAAGTCCCAGTCGAGAAATGGAGCACCGCGGTCAGCACCATCACGCTCGGTGCAACCGCAGACAACGGAGGCACACGGACCTCGACCGTGACCTTGGGCGGCGCAGCCACACTGCCCTTCCTTCACTTCGAGGGGCAAATCCCCAACCGGCCCGTGGTCGCGATGGAAGTCCTCGATACGCAGCCCAAGGAATGGCCGGAGGCGCTCGCCAAGCCCTTCGGGAACGTGCTCGGCGATCCTGCGGCGTGGGCGCAAAAATGCGTCGAGGAATTCGGCGCCGAGGCGATCTGCCTGCGCCTCACGAGCGCCCACCCGGACAATGAGGACACCGGCCCGGATCACGCCGCCGAGGTGGTCAAGAAGGTCCTCGGCGCGGTCGGCGTTCCGCTCATCATCTGGGGCTGCGGCGACGATGCGAAGGACAACGAGGTCATACCCCGCGCCAGCGAGGCCGCAGCGGGCGAGAACTGCGCGCTCGGCACCGCGCGGGAGGACAACTACAAGACCATCACCGCCGCGTGTCTCGCCGACGGGCATAAGCTCATCACCGAGGCGCCGATAGACATCAACATCGCCAAGCAGGTCAACATCCTGGTTTCCGACATGGGCCTGAGCACCGACCGCATCATCATGTACCAGGCGACCGGCGGTCTGGGCTACGGCATGGAATACGCCTATTCCATTATGGAGCGCGCCCGGCTCGCTGCCTTGGGCGGCGACAAGATGCTGTCCATGCCCATGCTCGCCGTCGTTGGCTCCGAGGCGTGGCGCGCCAAAGAGGCCAAGGCGCCGGATGCGGAGGGCGCCCAGTGGGGGCCGCAGGCCAAGCGCGGGCCGATCTGGGAGGCGGTCACCGCGAACTGCTTCCTCCACGGCGGCGTGGACACGGTCATCATGTGGCACCCCGAGGCGGTCCAGCTGGTCAAGCAAGCGATTGACAAACTGATGCAGCACTGA
- a CDS encoding AAA family ATPase, which translates to MWTMKIAVAGKGGVGKTTLCAGLAHAFARQGRAVMAVDADPNNCLGAALGFPAELVESVTPVCEMRELLCERAGTSQGGGFFALDPAVDDLIDRFSVTHAGIRLLVMGTITQGGAGCVCPESTVLRALTREVVTSAESVLLMDMEAGLEHLGRGTSRHMNALLVVVEPTRASVRTAQRIAALAGDLGMRNLFVVANKARAPADVAFVRDHIPLPVAGEVPFLQGLGWTGGEQPGPGFTAAVENVKAFLEREVEQRPTRPPAEDS; encoded by the coding sequence GTGTGGACGATGAAGATCGCGGTCGCCGGCAAAGGGGGGGTAGGCAAGACCACGCTGTGCGCGGGGTTGGCCCACGCCTTCGCCCGCCAGGGGCGCGCGGTCATGGCGGTGGACGCCGACCCCAACAACTGCCTCGGCGCGGCCCTGGGGTTTCCCGCCGAGCTTGTGGAGTCCGTCACACCGGTGTGCGAGATGCGCGAACTGCTGTGCGAACGTGCGGGCACCTCCCAGGGCGGCGGCTTCTTCGCCCTCGATCCGGCGGTGGACGATCTCATTGATCGGTTCAGCGTCACTCACGCCGGCATCCGCCTGCTCGTCATGGGCACCATCACGCAGGGCGGCGCCGGGTGTGTCTGCCCGGAAAGCACCGTGCTGCGCGCGTTGACGCGCGAGGTCGTGACGTCCGCGGAATCGGTGCTGCTCATGGATATGGAAGCGGGGCTGGAGCACCTCGGGCGCGGCACCTCGCGTCACATGAATGCGCTGCTCGTCGTCGTCGAGCCCACCCGGGCAAGCGTTCGCACCGCACAGCGCATCGCTGCCCTCGCCGGCGACTTGGGCATGCGCAACCTATTCGTCGTGGCCAACAAGGCGCGCGCGCCCGCCGACGTCGCATTCGTCCGCGATCACATTCCGCTCCCCGTCGCGGGAGAGGTGCCGTTCCTTCAGGGGCTGGGCTGGACCGGAGGCGAGCAGCCGGGACCGGGGTTCACCGCGGCCGTCGAGAACGTCAAGGCGTTTCTCGAGCGCGAGGTGGAGCAACGGCCGACCCGGCCGCCGGCGGAGGATTCCTGA
- a CDS encoding phosphotransacetylase family protein yields the protein MTPIYIASIGSYAGKSLTALVFGLRLRDRGLKVTYFKPVGTLPVREQGAVTDEDALFIARALGFEGPVGALCPVLLTGDLAERALRGNAEKLDERVVEAYRTVSRGADVTVVGGVGTVSRGALVNLSARRVAELLDARVVVVARYESDTTVEEVLLARDVLGERLAAVVFNYVPEEALEHVRGPVREFLERLGIAVIGAVPHDDVLGSVTVRELAEQLNAKVLCCENRLDDLVKHFVIGAMNVTSAVKYFRELEEKAVITGGDRPDIQLAALQTPTKAVILTGNLHPSSVLVKRAQQVGVPMLLVSADTLSTVEQIDRIIGRLRVRESAKVDRARELLEKNLDFDRLSAIIGVS from the coding sequence ATGACACCGATCTACATAGCATCCATAGGGTCGTACGCCGGCAAGTCGCTGACCGCGCTGGTGTTCGGGCTGCGCCTGCGCGACCGCGGGCTGAAAGTCACCTACTTCAAGCCGGTCGGCACGCTGCCGGTGCGCGAGCAAGGCGCGGTCACTGACGAGGACGCCCTGTTCATCGCGCGCGCCCTCGGCTTCGAGGGTCCCGTCGGCGCGCTGTGTCCGGTGCTGCTGACCGGCGACCTGGCTGAGCGGGCGCTCCGGGGCAACGCCGAGAAGCTCGACGAGCGCGTCGTGGAGGCGTATCGCACCGTGTCGCGCGGAGCCGATGTCACCGTCGTCGGCGGCGTCGGCACGGTGTCGCGCGGGGCGCTGGTCAATCTCTCCGCGCGGCGCGTCGCGGAGCTGCTCGATGCGCGGGTGGTCGTGGTCGCCCGCTACGAGTCCGATACGACGGTGGAGGAGGTGCTGCTCGCGCGCGACGTGTTGGGCGAGCGGCTGGCTGCGGTGGTCTTCAACTACGTGCCTGAGGAGGCGCTCGAGCACGTGCGCGGGCCGGTGCGCGAGTTCCTGGAGCGGCTGGGGATCGCCGTCATCGGCGCGGTGCCGCACGACGACGTGTTGGGCTCGGTGACGGTGCGCGAACTCGCCGAGCAGCTCAACGCCAAGGTGCTGTGCTGCGAAAACCGGCTCGACGACCTCGTCAAGCACTTCGTCATCGGCGCCATGAATGTGACGAGCGCGGTGAAGTACTTCCGCGAGTTGGAGGAAAAGGCGGTTATCACCGGCGGCGACCGGCCGGACATCCAGCTCGCGGCGCTGCAGACGCCGACCAAGGCCGTCATCCTGACCGGCAATCTGCACCCGAGCAGCGTCCTCGTCAAACGGGCGCAGCAAGTCGGCGTGCCCATGCTCTTGGTGTCCGCCGATACGCTGAGCACCGTGGAGCAGATTGACCGCATCATCGGCCGGCTGCGCGTGCGCGAGAGCGCGAAGGTTGACCGCGCGCGAGAGCTGCTGGAGAAGAACCTGGATTTCGACCGTCTGTCCGCCATTATTGGCGTCAGCTAG
- a CDS encoding hydrogenase maturation protease — MRGEALVVGVGNPDRGDDGVGPAVVEELCAADVETLDVGDAPERYLGPMTESGARVLVFVDAVDFGRTAGEAVLLEEADLPQRSCVTHRSSLALVMRYAREQAHQRSVLIGVQPGSMEFGQGLTPAVQAAVKAVAAALSEALGGRSRRPQQESG, encoded by the coding sequence GTGCGCGGAGAAGCGCTCGTGGTCGGAGTCGGCAATCCTGACCGCGGCGATGACGGCGTCGGGCCGGCCGTAGTGGAGGAGTTGTGCGCCGCGGACGTCGAGACGCTCGACGTGGGGGACGCCCCGGAACGCTACCTGGGGCCGATGACGGAATCCGGCGCGCGGGTGTTGGTGTTCGTGGACGCGGTGGACTTCGGCCGCACGGCGGGGGAGGCGGTGCTGCTGGAGGAGGCCGACTTGCCGCAGCGGAGTTGCGTCACGCACCGCTCTTCGCTGGCGTTGGTGATGCGCTACGCGCGTGAGCAGGCGCACCAGCGATCGGTGTTGATCGGAGTGCAGCCGGGCTCGATGGAGTTCGGACAGGGGCTCACACCGGCGGTGCAAGCGGCGGTCAAGGCGGTCGCCGCCGCTCTCAGCGAAGCGCTGGGTGGGCGGAGCCGCCGCCCGCAGCAAGAGTCCGGCTGA
- a CDS encoding DUF4445 domain-containing protein — MHIVVFYPEGKCVEVSPGTTLLEAAQQAGVSIDSTCGGVGACGKCKVILHLGRAHVEPGPFLSPEDIEQGHVLACQTRVEEDLVAEVPTASQLGELQMLAGDLAQPGVATAIPLVQRLAVEVPEPTIDDNSSDLERLHRALRARDADYDDFDIDLAPLRAVPRTLRDNDWRACVSIADFDGRGRIIAVGPSCEAEQSYGLAVDVGTTTVAAQLVDIDFAMAVRADAALNEQIAHGEDVIARMIYAAEHDGGLDELQREIIRTVNRLTEAMCQEQGIDCEQITSASCAGNTVMTHLLLGLDPAEIRRHPYVPLTRQFPLVRAGEIDLRANPMAPVYCAPCVSSYVGGDVVAGALATGLAEVDDLWMLVDMGTNGEVALGNREWLMCCSCSAGPAFEGSGIEYGMHASVGAIERARYDPASDTLEYATIGGAKPRGICGSGLIDVLATLLRAGVIDRAGRIDLGYSSPRVRVEQDQAQFVLVWGREVGREDDIALADADIENLIRSKAAVFAGVQVLLHSVGLAPADLNRVMVAGAFGNYLDADNAVTIGLLPDVPLERIRFVGNTSVAGARMTLVSRGARRRAAEIASRMANLELSAVTTFMDRYVAGLFLPHTDMSLFPSVAGKLASAGR; from the coding sequence ATGCATATCGTCGTCTTCTATCCCGAAGGCAAATGCGTGGAGGTGTCGCCCGGCACAACGCTGCTCGAAGCAGCGCAGCAGGCGGGCGTCTCCATTGACTCGACTTGCGGCGGCGTCGGCGCCTGCGGCAAATGCAAGGTCATCCTGCACCTCGGCCGCGCTCACGTCGAACCGGGGCCGTTCCTGTCGCCCGAGGACATCGAGCAGGGGCACGTTCTTGCGTGCCAGACTCGGGTGGAGGAGGACCTGGTGGCGGAGGTGCCCACGGCGTCGCAGCTTGGCGAACTGCAGATGCTCGCCGGCGACCTCGCGCAGCCGGGGGTGGCCACCGCGATCCCGCTCGTCCAGCGCCTCGCAGTCGAAGTGCCCGAGCCGACGATAGACGACAACTCCTCCGACCTCGAGCGCCTCCACCGCGCGCTGCGAGCCCGCGACGCCGATTACGACGACTTCGACATAGATCTCGCGCCGCTGCGCGCCGTGCCGCGCACGTTGCGCGACAACGATTGGCGCGCGTGCGTTTCTATCGCCGACTTCGACGGCCGAGGACGAATCATCGCCGTCGGGCCATCGTGTGAAGCCGAGCAGTCCTACGGCCTCGCCGTTGACGTCGGCACGACGACCGTCGCGGCGCAGCTCGTGGACATCGACTTCGCCATGGCCGTGCGCGCCGACGCTGCCCTCAACGAACAGATCGCTCACGGCGAGGACGTCATCGCCCGCATGATCTACGCCGCGGAGCACGACGGCGGCCTCGACGAGCTTCAGCGCGAGATCATCAGAACGGTCAACCGCCTGACCGAAGCGATGTGCCAGGAGCAGGGCATAGACTGCGAGCAGATCACCAGCGCCTCCTGCGCCGGCAATACCGTGATGACGCATCTCCTGCTCGGCCTCGATCCGGCGGAGATCAGGCGCCACCCCTACGTGCCGCTCACGCGGCAGTTCCCGCTCGTGCGCGCCGGCGAGATCGATTTGCGTGCCAACCCGATGGCGCCGGTGTACTGCGCGCCGTGCGTCAGCTCGTACGTCGGCGGAGATGTCGTCGCCGGCGCGCTTGCCACCGGCCTCGCCGAGGTTGACGATCTGTGGATGCTCGTGGACATGGGCACCAATGGCGAGGTCGCGCTGGGCAACCGCGAGTGGCTGATGTGTTGCTCCTGTTCCGCGGGACCGGCGTTTGAGGGGTCAGGTATCGAATACGGCATGCACGCCAGCGTCGGCGCCATCGAGCGCGCGCGCTACGACCCCGCGAGCGATACGCTCGAATACGCCACCATCGGCGGCGCGAAGCCGAGGGGTATCTGCGGCTCGGGATTGATCGATGTGCTCGCGACGCTGCTGCGCGCCGGAGTCATCGACCGCGCGGGCCGGATAGACCTCGGCTATTCGAGCCCCCGCGTCCGCGTCGAGCAGGATCAGGCGCAGTTCGTTCTCGTCTGGGGGCGAGAAGTCGGGCGCGAAGACGATATCGCGCTCGCCGATGCCGACATCGAAAACCTGATCCGTTCCAAGGCTGCCGTATTCGCCGGCGTACAGGTGCTGCTCCACAGCGTCGGCCTGGCGCCCGCGGACCTCAACCGGGTCATGGTCGCGGGCGCGTTCGGCAATTACCTCGACGCGGATAACGCCGTCACCATCGGCTTGCTGCCGGACGTGCCGCTCGAGCGCATTCGCTTCGTTGGGAACACATCCGTCGCTGGCGCGCGCATGACCCTGGTATCGAGAGGGGCGAGGCGCCGCGCAGCCGAAATTGCCTCTCGCATGGCGAATCTGGAACTGAGCGCCGTCACGACGTTCATGGACCGCTACGTCGCGGGGCTGTTCCTGCCGCATACGGACATGAGCCTGTTCCCGTCGGTCGCCGGGAAGCTGGCGAGCGCGGGGCGGTAA
- a CDS encoding 4Fe-4S dicluster domain-containing protein, with product MSRALKLQKSRWPEWVAALQRTAAVIAPVRLHGEDVAFERITSPSEITLDFDNTADPPKRFLFPQVEPLLRYRRNGGYAVEPVYDEEPRVFFAIRCCDVSAVRFFDFTLGAQDLPDSYYTARRAGTALIALACHEPCQSCFCVCADTGPFLPPGGGYDIQLTDLGGEHYLAEVDTDKGEALVAAAAELFAPASDDDLAQRRALEEASEKRFPSEPRLYFAASSRKVSLDTAEAELWQRMARWCVACGGCTHICPTCYCFNVTDAQRNGDGLRSRRWDSCQYAGLTREASGHNPRPEQSDRVKRRVFHKISYQYVARDGMQGCVGCGRCTRICPGLRLGLPEVGEAIRRAEWK from the coding sequence ATGAGCCGAGCGCTGAAACTGCAGAAGAGCCGCTGGCCGGAATGGGTGGCGGCGCTCCAAAGGACCGCGGCGGTCATCGCTCCGGTCCGCCTGCACGGCGAAGACGTCGCCTTCGAGCGCATCACGTCGCCGAGCGAGATTACCCTCGACTTCGACAACACCGCCGATCCGCCCAAGCGGTTCCTGTTCCCCCAGGTCGAGCCGCTGCTCCGTTATCGGCGTAACGGCGGCTACGCGGTGGAGCCGGTCTACGATGAAGAGCCGCGGGTGTTCTTCGCCATTCGCTGTTGCGACGTCAGCGCCGTACGTTTCTTCGACTTCACTCTCGGCGCGCAGGACTTGCCCGACAGCTACTACACGGCCCGGCGCGCCGGCACCGCACTCATCGCCCTCGCCTGCCACGAGCCGTGCCAGTCCTGCTTCTGCGTGTGCGCAGATACCGGTCCTTTCTTGCCCCCGGGGGGCGGCTACGACATCCAACTGACCGATCTCGGCGGCGAACACTACCTGGCCGAAGTGGACACGGACAAGGGCGAGGCGCTGGTCGCCGCCGCCGCCGAGCTGTTCGCGCCGGCCTCGGACGACGACCTCGCGCAGCGCCGGGCGCTCGAGGAGGCGTCGGAGAAACGGTTCCCGTCCGAGCCGCGCCTCTACTTCGCGGCGTCCAGCCGCAAGGTTTCGCTCGATACGGCGGAAGCGGAGCTGTGGCAGCGCATGGCGCGGTGGTGCGTTGCCTGCGGCGGCTGCACCCACATCTGCCCGACCTGTTACTGCTTCAACGTGACGGATGCCCAGCGCAACGGCGATGGCCTGCGCAGCCGGCGCTGGGACTCCTGCCAGTACGCCGGCCTCACTCGTGAGGCGTCGGGCCATAACCCGCGACCGGAGCAGTCGGATCGCGTCAAGCGGCGCGTGTTCCACAAGATCAGCTATCAGTATGTCGCGCGCGACGGCATGCAGGGCTGCGTCGGCTGCGGCCGCTGCACCCGCATCTGCCCCGGCCTGCGCCTCGGTCTCCCGGAGGTCGGCGAGGCCATCAGGAGAGCGGAATGGAAGTGA
- a CDS encoding FAD/NAD(P)-binding protein, translated as MEKRPNIYLPEIARIVEVRDETPDTKTFVFRFRDDQFHDSFAWRPGQFVELSVFGLGEAPFGFASSPTRKESFDITIRAVGALTRALHAMGTGDEVGIRGPLGNHFPFDDVQGRNILFIGGGIGLPPLRSLIHNMLDERDKFGEITILYGARTPTDLVYKEELKEWEQRSDVKFIVTVDRSEPGWEGNVGLVPMLFSKADIKPDGTTAYICGPPVMIRFVIQDLVSMGFAEENIISTLERHMKCGVGKCNHCCIGHKYVCRDGPVFSYKQMKGLLE; from the coding sequence ATGGAGAAGAGGCCCAACATCTACCTCCCTGAGATCGCGCGCATCGTCGAAGTGCGCGACGAGACGCCCGACACCAAAACCTTCGTCTTTCGCTTCCGCGACGACCAGTTCCACGACTCGTTCGCCTGGCGTCCGGGGCAGTTCGTCGAGCTGTCCGTGTTCGGGCTCGGTGAAGCTCCGTTCGGATTCGCCTCGTCGCCGACGCGCAAGGAAAGCTTCGACATCACCATCCGCGCGGTCGGCGCGCTCACCCGCGCGCTGCACGCCATGGGCACCGGCGACGAGGTCGGCATTCGCGGCCCGCTCGGCAATCATTTCCCGTTCGATGACGTGCAGGGCCGAAATATCCTCTTCATCGGCGGCGGCATCGGCCTGCCGCCGCTGCGTTCGCTCATCCACAACATGCTCGACGAGCGCGACAAGTTCGGGGAAATCACGATTCTCTACGGCGCGCGCACCCCGACCGACCTCGTCTACAAAGAGGAACTCAAGGAGTGGGAGCAGCGCTCCGACGTCAAGTTCATCGTCACCGTTGACCGCTCCGAGCCGGGCTGGGAAGGCAACGTCGGCCTCGTGCCCATGCTGTTTTCCAAGGCGGACATCAAGCCGGACGGCACGACCGCCTACATCTGCGGCCCGCCCGTGATGATCCGCTTCGTCATCCAGGACCTGGTGAGCATGGGGTTCGCGGAGGAGAACATCATCTCCACACTCGAGCGACACATGAAGTGCGGCGTGGGGAAGTGCAATCACTGCTGCATCGGTCACAAGTACGTGTGCCGGGACGGCCCGGTGTTCAGCTACAAGCAGATGAAGGGGCTGCTGGAATAG
- a CDS encoding dihydropteroate synthase, producing MYVIGERINGMFKDVRQAIQAQDKGIIQDLAKKQLAGGAHCLDVNVGPASDDPVSTVQWLVETIREVTDAPLAIDTTKHDVMATGIKAAGKGSVINSTTGQQEKLDVLLPLAAENDASLIALTIDEKGIPRDANGRVEIALRVVAGAMEHGISPDRIYVDGVIIPVSADQMTPTHVLNTISQCKMLADPPPKTILGLSNVSQGAVYRELINRTYMVMALAHGLDAAILDPMDTELMDALITAELLLNRNVYCADFLKAYRASAA from the coding sequence ATGTACGTTATCGGTGAACGAATCAACGGGATGTTCAAGGACGTGCGCCAGGCCATCCAGGCGCAGGACAAAGGCATCATCCAGGACCTCGCCAAGAAGCAGCTCGCGGGCGGCGCTCACTGCCTGGATGTCAACGTCGGCCCCGCCTCCGACGACCCGGTCTCGACCGTTCAGTGGCTCGTCGAAACCATTCGCGAGGTGACCGATGCCCCGCTCGCCATTGACACGACCAAGCACGATGTGATGGCCACCGGGATCAAAGCTGCGGGCAAGGGATCGGTGATCAACTCCACGACCGGGCAGCAGGAGAAGCTCGACGTGCTCCTTCCGCTCGCGGCCGAGAACGATGCCTCGCTCATCGCGCTCACCATAGATGAGAAGGGCATTCCGCGCGACGCCAACGGCCGCGTCGAGATCGCCCTGCGCGTCGTCGCGGGGGCCATGGAGCACGGCATCTCCCCAGATCGCATCTACGTCGACGGCGTCATCATCCCCGTCAGCGCCGACCAGATGACGCCGACACATGTGCTCAACACGATCAGCCAGTGCAAGATGCTCGCCGACCCGCCGCCGAAGACCATCCTCGGCCTGAGCAACGTCAGCCAGGGCGCGGTGTACCGCGAGCTGATCAACCGCACCTACATGGTCATGGCTCTGGCGCACGGCCTCGACGCGGCGATCTTGGACCCCATGGACACGGAACTCATGGACGCCCTGATCACCGCCGAGTTGCTGCTCAATCGCAACGTGTACTGCGCCGATTTCCTGAAGGCATATCGGGCCTCGGCTGCGTGA
- a CDS encoding molybdopterin-dependent oxidoreductase — translation MANVLTACPFCGSGCNLYLKVEDGQLTGVLPSSSHPTSRGKLCIRGWHAHEFVSHPERLRSPMVRKGGKFERVSWEEALSLVAGRLGRGADVGVVGSARCANEDNFLLMKLARCVLGTDNVDFSSRPQRIADLAALSSTLGVNCATNPAPELAGADVIVLVGADLVPEITMIASLVYEAVARGAKLVVISPVRTELAELAEVSLQPRLGTEPVLLCGLLKSVVDQGLIDSSLLDRDWDAYDQFATDLSQFTLDSVEQRTGVAADAITRAGRLYGEARRSAVLYSSGLAQHPAAAAMATALADLVALTNHLGQPSMGLYPLARQNNFQGALDMGLAPGMLSGGQSLGSAEVRQRFEQAWGCRLPEPACKSLPDMLGGVKSLYVMGADIVGGAADPAQARRDIEALDLLVVQELFMTPTAELADVVLPAAAYAEKDGTATCADRRVQRLRKAVDPPGEARADWQIIQELAGRLGASWRYDSAGAIWAEIASLTPSYADITYDKLDAGWGAYWSSANGAGERLQLKGLSLQPVECPPPPVTDAEHPFLLALDPAAERWTTDATTLHSDNLRREYQIAAADFPAGHVEMHPDDAQELQLRQGFRVKLASAHGEAELQLKLSSDVLPRTLVVPYHLRDTVRDLFGGPAPGQVEGHLVYSPVAVSVAAAQR, via the coding sequence ATGGCTAACGTCTTGACCGCGTGCCCGTTCTGCGGGTCGGGATGCAACTTGTATCTCAAGGTGGAGGATGGTCAGCTCACCGGCGTCCTCCCGAGTTCTTCTCACCCGACAAGCCGCGGAAAGCTGTGCATCCGCGGGTGGCATGCCCACGAGTTCGTCTCCCATCCCGAGCGCCTGCGCTCGCCCATGGTTAGGAAGGGCGGCAAGTTCGAGCGCGTCTCGTGGGAGGAGGCGCTTTCGCTCGTCGCCGGCCGGCTGGGGCGGGGGGCGGACGTCGGCGTGGTGGGTTCGGCTCGCTGCGCCAACGAAGATAACTTCCTGCTGATGAAGCTCGCCCGATGTGTCTTGGGCACCGACAACGTGGATTTCTCGAGTCGCCCCCAGCGCATCGCGGATCTGGCGGCGCTAAGCTCTACGCTGGGAGTCAACTGCGCCACCAATCCCGCGCCTGAACTCGCCGGCGCGGATGTCATCGTCCTCGTCGGCGCCGACCTCGTGCCCGAGATCACGATGATCGCGTCGCTCGTCTACGAGGCCGTCGCACGTGGCGCGAAGCTGGTCGTCATCTCTCCCGTACGCACCGAGCTTGCCGAACTCGCCGAGGTGTCACTCCAGCCGCGGCTGGGCACCGAGCCGGTGCTGCTGTGCGGATTGCTCAAATCGGTCGTGGATCAGGGGCTCATTGACTCCTCGCTTCTCGACCGCGACTGGGACGCGTACGATCAGTTCGCCACCGACCTCTCGCAGTTCACGCTCGACAGCGTCGAGCAGCGCACCGGCGTCGCGGCGGACGCGATCACTCGCGCCGGGCGGCTCTACGGCGAGGCACGCAGGAGCGCGGTGCTCTACTCGTCGGGGCTCGCGCAGCACCCCGCCGCAGCCGCGATGGCGACGGCACTCGCTGACCTCGTCGCCCTCACCAACCACCTCGGGCAGCCCTCGATGGGGCTCTACCCCCTGGCGCGGCAGAACAACTTTCAGGGCGCCCTCGATATGGGGCTCGCCCCGGGGATGCTGAGTGGTGGGCAGAGCCTGGGCAGCGCTGAGGTCCGCCAGAGATTCGAGCAGGCGTGGGGGTGCCGGCTGCCGGAGCCGGCGTGCAAGTCGCTCCCGGACATGCTCGGCGGCGTGAAGAGCCTGTACGTCATGGGCGCGGACATCGTGGGCGGTGCGGCGGATCCCGCGCAGGCGCGCCGCGACATCGAGGCGCTCGATCTCCTGGTCGTGCAGGAGCTGTTCATGACGCCGACCGCGGAACTCGCCGATGTCGTTCTGCCGGCTGCTGCGTACGCCGAGAAGGACGGCACCGCCACCTGCGCTGATCGGCGCGTCCAGCGACTGCGCAAGGCGGTTGATCCGCCCGGCGAGGCGCGCGCCGACTGGCAAATCATCCAGGAGTTGGCCGGGCGGCTGGGCGCATCGTGGCGCTACGACTCTGCGGGCGCGATCTGGGCGGAAATCGCGTCGCTCACGCCCTCCTATGCCGATATCACATACGACAAACTGGACGCCGGGTGGGGCGCATACTGGTCGAGCGCGAACGGCGCGGGGGAGCGGCTCCAGCTCAAAGGGCTGTCACTGCAGCCCGTGGAGTGCCCGCCGCCGCCGGTGACCGATGCGGAGCATCCGTTCCTGCTCGCCCTCGACCCGGCGGCCGAGCGATGGACGACGGACGCGACAACTCTCCACTCCGATAACCTGCGCCGTGAGTATCAGATTGCGGCGGCGGATTTCCCTGCGGGGCACGTCGAGATGCACCCGGACGACGCCCAGGAACTCCAGTTGCGGCAGGGCTTCCGGGTCAAGCTGGCGTCGGCGCACGGCGAAGCCGAGCTTCAGCTCAAGCTCAGCTCCGACGTGTTGCCGCGCACGCTGGTCGTGCCGTACCATCTTCGCGACACGGTACGCGATCTCTTCGGCGGCCCGGCGCCAGGCCAGGTCGAAGGCCACCTGGTGTACTCGCCCGTGGCAGTAAGCGTCGCCGCCGCCCAGCGGTAA